In Hemicordylus capensis ecotype Gifberg chromosome 13, rHemCap1.1.pri, whole genome shotgun sequence, a single window of DNA contains:
- the MSRB1 gene encoding methionine-R-sulfoxide reductase B1 → MSFCVFSGGEVYQSHFEAGIYVCSKCGYELFSSKSKYSHSSPWPAFTETIHADSVSKHLERPGAFKVLCGKCGNGLGHEFINDGPKKGQSRFUIFSSSLKFVPKRQ, encoded by the exons aTGTCCTTCTGCGTCTTTTCTGGAGGCGAGGTTTATCAGAGCCACTTCGAGGCCG GCATATACGTCTGCTCCAAATGCGGCTACGAGCTCTTCTCCAGCAAGTCCAAATACTCTCACTCATCCCCGTGGCCAGCCTTTACCGAAACGATCCACGCCGACAGCGTCTCCAAGCATTTAGAGCGCCCGGGAGCCTTTAAG GTCTTGTGTGGCAAGTGCGGTAATGGTCTGGGCCACGAATTCATCAACGACGGCCCAAAGAAGGGCCAGTCTCGCTTCTGAATATTTAGCAGCTCCCTCAAGTTCGTCCCTAAAAG aCAATAA